TTCCTTAGCCTCCTGATAGATATCCAAACACTTCTTCCTGGTGTCATCATTTTCCAGGGTTTTCCACGCTCTGTTTACTATCTCAAATGCCTGTTGCGCCCGTTCCGAATCATCCTGCAATGAGACACAATCCTCTCATCAATTAATATTCCTTTGCTTATGCATTTTTTGGTATGACTAGTAACTGACATGAGAAACTAGACCACTAACCATTATGCAATGTAGGTTAGAAACAACATAACCctctttttgtatttatttctgaaCCAGAATCAAGGACAATTGAGCATCATGGAGGCTTACACTCACATTTTTGCGCTTTTAAAAGGGCCTTGTTTCTCTCATGTCAGTtaattagtctggtttccttaCGATATTTTCACTGAAATAAGCCTGGTAAAGGTCAAATGATATCTCGCACAATAAGTTCCTAAAACTCATTTGTACTACCTACAGTTCAAACTTGCACATGTTTTCAAATTTGCGTACCTTGCTGATAGACTATCAACACTACCATCCTACCATCATTTTAAAGAATAGCATCAggtaaattaatttttgttcTAATAATAAATTTGCACATTGTTTTGTTaaacattatataaatatttatttagactaTAGAAAATATGATTTCAggaattcaaaattaattaacaacttTAATTGCCACTCTTATGTTAGCTATATCAAAAAAAGATCTAATAGAGTTGGCCAACTCGCACAACCTGCCccaaagaatttttttttttttttgcatccaaaatttttttcttctacttctTCATCAGAACACAATACCGAAAATGCCCTTAGacagatccccactattttatattacatcCTGTATTATGCTTGTATATTTTGGTGCCATTTAAAAATCTCATACCTTTGTCTACTAAGTACCAAGTTTTGTTGGCAATGAAAAAGATAGCACAATTTTATTCATTGCTTCAGGAAGCATACATCATTTTTTGATTTGTAGGAATGATAACttttttgtcatttatttatatttaattgactCATCAAACATTTCCCGGCTCATCTTGCCACACTAAGGGTAATGTATCCTTAACTAACTCCGTTTCTCCTAACACTTCACTCTCTCTGGCATCAGTCCCATTTTTTCAATCCTTACCTAAATTCTGGAGCTTCGGGTCGCCACCAATTGTTATCCAATCCATCTGTGGATAAAAACGAAATGTTGACGGCTGTAACCGCCTAAACTGAGCAAATCCAATCCCGTGCAACGAGGTTTTACACTAAACACAGTACATGTACAAATCAACCATTCATAAGatgataaaaatagaaaaaaatcaagagGTGCTCTGATAATCCTGTTTGTATGCTATTGTGTTTTAAACATTGTAATTGCTTTTCTCAACTTTGATATATCTATAAAAATAAGTCTGCTGAAACCTATTGAAACAAATGCCAACCTGACTGCATAAATCGTCCCCTCAAACCTGGACTTAAaagtatataaactaaaaactaacCATGTTTTTGTCTGGATGGACCAGGATGGACAGCCTACGGTACTTCTTCTTGATCTCATCAAGTGATGTGTCAGGTTCAAGCTGCAACACTTCAAAAGGGTTCAGATTGAAATATGTGGAGCCAGGGCGGAGTAGCCTGTCGATCTGTTGTTTGGTGTCAACACCGAGTCTCTCTTCTCTATCTCCTTCACCTGGAAATAAATGGTAATTACttagaaattttattcttaTGCCAGTGTCTTGGCTGATAATCTTAACCAGATCAAAAATAAACCGATTTTCTTAAAGATCGCTGGATTCAGACAACATCAATTTAtaaaactgcctgcctgcttattaaatagtTCTCATTGCCCATTTTTCAATGAGTCTAATATATTTAAGGCTCAATGTAATAAAGCAAAATTAAGTTGTTCGCCTATCGGCGTTGGGGTAACCTAAGGGTTGTGTGCCGATGGCATgtatcaaaacaaaattaagttGTGCAAATGTACATGAACCATCGGAGCCACTGGAAGCAaacattgtaaatttatatcATAGAATATctgaataataaattgataCGTAACAGAAGTTAGCAGTCTTCGATTTTGTTATTCTATAGTATGTTTTGTAAAAGTATATAACAGAACTAACCTCGGTATAAAATTCATTCAAACGACTCCACAGGGACCGTGTGAGCTGACATCTTGACTTATTGGAGTGCACTTATCACTATGAAAATAACGAATCTTTGTTAACTGCGTATTTCATTAAAACATTGTGTAACAATTAAATGAGAAATATGATTGTTAGATCACTGGTTTGATTATTCCGAGATTCTCGTCGCGTCAGTTTTTCACGCTCTCGGACAATGAAAATGTTATGACATGATAGAGATACATTCGCGTTAGCAAGACCAAAGAAGCATATAATCACTAGTATCACTACGTTCAAAGCGAGACCTACATAGATGTCTCTTTCGTTTGCAACTAATAAGAAAGAGAGCAAGATATACAGACTCACGTTGATTAACGTGGTGATCCAGCTTTATTTAATCCATAGACAACTATTGGCAGATACTTGGCATGCCacagacaaaatatttttcggtgttttaataataaagcaGCCTGTTCACGATCCAACACACCATTAATGTGCCCATTACATCCAAACTCTATCAaacctgatatcagacccgatttcggacccgagaaagagtatttttcccGCTTCACCAAATAGCAACACCTCGTTTACAATCTTGGACGGTAAACCAGTATGGACCGGCCATTAACAGGCGTTCCCCTCTGCTAAAAAAACCCCGGCCGCCGGTCATAGAGTTTATATAAAACTAGTTGGCCGCTCGTCATGTGCCACGATGGTCTAATATACCAAACTTTCTCTGTCCACAGCACCCCGCCGCATCGTGAGAGTCATCGCATCCTTCCTGGCAGACCGCCGCTTCCACGTACAAGTGGGAAAGCGCGGTATCACAGGAACGCCGCATCCAGGCTGGCGTCCCGCAGGGGAGCTGCCTGTCGCCCGCATGCTATGCGTGCTACACCGACGACATTCCTGTCGATGGGCAAGCGCAGCTAGCCCTCTTCGCAGACGACGCCCGCCTACTTTGCGTCATCTTTTAAGATGCCGCACGCTGTCTCCAAGATCCAGCCGACGCTTGACGCCCTTCCTGACTGGCTCTCCAAATGGAGGCTATCAGTCAATGTGGGCAAAACGCAAGCGCTTCATCACAGGGCGAACTACCGCCCTGCCCGATCCCCCTTCTCTTTTAGCTCAGCCGCTCACATGGTCGCCCTCAGTGAAATACCTGGGGGTGACCATAGAGAGGAGGCTCAACATGGATCGGCACGCCGCAGACACAGTTCGAAGAGCGAAAGTCGCTCGCATGTGTCTGCGCCCGGTCTTCTGCAGTAAGCTTCCTGTACGGACCAAGCTTGGTCTGTACAAAGCTTACGTACGCTCAAGAGTAACATATGCTTCACCTGCCTGGTACTCTTTCTGTTCCAGGTCAAACAAGGAGAAGATGAGGCGCCAGGAGACCCTCACACTGTGGACCATCCTCAAGTGCCCGCGGTACGTCAGCAACGCAGCCCTCGCCGAGACACTGAAGTGGCGCGGCCTGGAGGAGTTCGTCGAGCGTCTCGCGCGGGTCATGTTTGACCACGCGGACAACGCCGGCCACGACCATCTTCGGGACATCGCGCCGCATCACACAACACCAGAcctccggagaggtgggctCGGGACTTGCCCCGAGCCCTTCTACACCAGTAGCTGACCAGCACTGCCCACCACACCACACATCGGATCCACCAAcaccagcacgccgcacacgccagctaagctgccggtcgccttcaccgcggctccataacctggccccgctcaaacggtatcaccaggttaggggtcgcgggttggataacgatcggtagcgaagagctggcccacaccagcgacacacaccgtccccaaaataGACGGCCATttgaccaccccaccagtcggtggggaagcgacccgcgacagccgccgcagcagTGTGGCGGTTAGCGGCCCCTAATACCCctcctgacggggggtatcgacagatcactcactcACTCGTCATGTGCCATTCAGCAAACGTCAGTGTAAGCGGAATTACAAGAGCTGAAAATGCCAATTACAGCGTGTTCTTGTGCAAAAACAGATCCGAAAACTCTAGACTACAAAAaagataaagtttattttcatcTGTAACTACTATTACAtctaaatattatcaaatagtGCACTAACTttgcaaaaaactaaaaaaaaaccttgtcaTCTTAAAAGGGATACCACTTCATGTTACTAGATCTAATTTAGGGTAATTTTTAAAGATGactttctaaatatttatttcggtttaaCTTCTAATTTGCgttgattattattatgacctagtgggtagtgctagtgaccctgactatgaagccgatggttctgggttcgaatcccggtaagggcgtttatttgtgtgatgaacacagacatttgttcctgagtcatggatgtttactatgttatataagtatgtatttatctatatacagtGAAACTTGTGTGAAGTGGGACCTGGGTAAGTAAGAAACCTCCATAGCTGGGACTCATGGTGCGATCCCCGACCACTTTAGCACTGAATTACCTCTGTTAGTGAGACGAAACAAACCTCTATAACTGAGATTAGTATAGTCATATTTACCTGTATAATTGGGACAAAGAGTGtattttacctcttttaatGAGACTATATTTACAAGAATACTTTagttacattgttttttttttaatgttataggAATTGACCTCTGTATGAAATAAAGTCAATCTATGACCTCTATAACTAGGACTTTATTCCTGATCAATTctcgtttttttataaattttttacTCTATCCACAAATTCCGCATTTGGTTAATTGTGTCTAAACGACGTCAAGTTTCATTAAGTGGTTAAAACTATAGAACGAAAGATAAAATCTTGgtataaaaaacatgaaaaaccaAAAATTTATTTCCGTTTATTATAATGGTGAGACGCAAAGAAGCCTTTATCAAATTGAATGTAAACAAATCTATCCTTTGTAGAATCATTCacaatcaatttaaataaactttaaaagttCACTCAATGTTCCGAAGGTCaaggatttttttaacttatttttattgttaaatactCACAACTCATACCTAcataatgtttacaaaataacttactaACTACCTCTATAACTGAAATAACCTCTCTATTCTCACCTCTATTAATGGAACCCTCTGTAAATGAGAccgaaatttatttatacactgaCTAACTGAGAGCCTGGGAAAGTGGAATAACTCTTTAAGGGTGACAAATTTGCAGGTCCTTTGAAGTCTGAGTTATCCAGGTTTCACTGtatctatctatatacgtatgtatagtCGTCgccctagtacccatagtaactacaagctttgcttagtttgaggctaggtcgatctgtgtaggTAAGATTATCCcgaaatatttacttaaatattttatttatttctacatgtatttttattcaacatttgaaatacttgtatgcATAAggttgtatattatttattttaaagtatttacGGTTATCACGTTCCATACATCCATAAATTCCAATTTATTACTCTGGTATCACTGTAACAAAGTTAGTGATGGGACAGCATAAAAATTAATATCGATATAAAAATTATCaatatattattagttttatttattaaatgctcTACATGCATTAAAAGTTTATGTAGGGAGCCTTTATAACGTACCAAAAAATCAGAGGCGGTCTAATGTATGCATCGGATGAAGTTATTGATTTATGTCGTCTTTGCGAAGTGGAAATCCAGAAGTCCTTAACTGATGACAAAAAGTTAGCCGTTCTTGTACACCGCAATGGGTTACAAATAACGTGTTAAAACGTTATGTTGGTAGACAACTGTTTTCAAACATCGAGACTCATTACTTTGataatgattttattgtacacaaTATTGAAATTGCGAAAACAGTCACACGAAAGTATACCAGTATTAGGATaacttatttaagttatttatctAAAAAGACTGACCCTAAGAAATGCATTAGGCACATACACACAAAACTTATTCATTTTAAGAATCAATagaatttcattataatattaataaataaaagattatgtaaaagttgttttttgttgttttataaaagATGTTATTTCTAAAAAATACCCACCCACTACCACGAAGGACCCACTGACTGGGTTAATAGTATGACGATGGAATGTTAcgattaaaatttaaggaaagcGGATGAGTTAATGGTCGTTTCAATATCTCCTGACACAGTGTAAAaagggtcattctactttttactacTGGTTTTTGCGATTTcaaagaatcttgaaattttaatatttgtaatgcATTTTTAACTTACCCTAGCTAATAAAACATGATAAGCACAGAACAGGCCTATTTgaccttatttttttatttttagaaattataGCCTGGAGTATGTAAACATACAACTATGTTACCGTCGCTGCCCTTTTACTTATAATGACAACTTTTACCTTGGTTCCAAGGTATCGTTAGTGCGGtattaaaatatgcttttacagtacatacggtgctacttttccgcactagtgcatAAATTaccacattatgtaactatgttgaaactttgtacgataTACGTGCGAATAGTTGATTCGccactcgtgtcgatttaaaacactccctccagtcatgttttaatttatcgcctcttgttacgaatttcctatttttcgcacttgtatcgtaaataactataatgtattttgttatttttattgattgtaaaaatttCACATGTAAAAGTGTCCCTGTGGCCCatttgctaaataaatatttgtttgttcgtttgttttataaaaaccaCGTGCTTCTGGGTACAAAAAAAGCTGCAGTAAatagtaaaaagtagaatgaccaaAAATTGTTCTGCCTAGATTTAGACGAATCATccatgtgaaaaaaataatcattttatagtCT
This genomic window from Cydia pomonella isolate Wapato2018A unplaced genomic scaffold, ilCydPomo1 PGA_scaffold_186, whole genome shotgun sequence contains:
- the LOC133533628 gene encoding uncharacterized protein LOC133533628 — its product is MIEIHSPPRRIVRVIASFLADRRFHVQVGKRGITGTPHPGWRPAGELPVARMLCVLHRRHSCRWASAASPLRRRRPPTLRHLLRCRTLSPRSSRRLTPFLTGSPNGGYQSMWAKRKRFITGRTTALPDPPSLLAQPLTWSPSVKYLGVTIERRLNMDRHAADTVRRAKVARMCLRPVFCSKLPVRTKLGLYKAYVRSRVTYASPAWYSFCSRSNKEKMRRQETLTLWTILKCPRYVSNAALAETLKWRGLEEFVERLARVMFDHADNAGHDHLRDIAPHHTTPDLRRGGLGTCPEPFYTSS